In a single window of the Canis lupus familiaris isolate Mischka breed German Shepherd chromosome 2, alternate assembly UU_Cfam_GSD_1.0, whole genome shotgun sequence genome:
- the WASF2 gene encoding wiskott-Aldrich syndrome protein family member 2 — MPLVTRNIEPRHLCRQTLPSVRSELECVTNITLANVIRQLGSLSKYAEDIVGELFTQANTFASRVSSLAERVDRLQVKVTQLDPKEEEVSLQGINTRKAFRSSTIQDQKLFDRNSLPVPVLETYNTCDTPPPLNNLTPYRDDGKEALKFYTDPSYFFDLWKEKMLQDTKDIMKEKRRHRREKKDNPNRGNVNPRKIKTRKEEWEKMKMGQEFVESKEKLGPSGYPPTLVYQNGSIGSVENVDRSSYPPPPLSDSTSPPSPSFSEDSLPPPPAEFSCPTDSNQRGPGLAGPKRSSVVSPSHPPPAPPLGSPPGSKPGFAPPPAPPPPPPMMSVPPPPPPGGFGPPGTPPPPSPPSFPPHPDFAAPPPPPPPPAADYPTLPPPPLSQPIGSAPPPPPPPPPPGPPPLLFSGPNVQPVTPPPLSDATKPKSSLPPVSDARSDLLSAIRQGFQLRKVEEQQEQEKRDVVGNDVATILSRRIAVEYSDSEDDSSEFDEDDWSD; from the exons ATGCCGTTAGTAACGAGGAACATCGAGCCAAGGCACCTGTGCCGTCAGACGTTGCCTAGCGTTAGAAGCGAGCTGGAATGCGTGACCAACATCACCCTGGCAAATGTCATCCGACAGCTGGGCAGCCTGA GTAAATATGCAGAGGACATTGTTGGAGAGCTCTTTACTCAGGCAAATACCTTTGCCTCTCGGGTAAGCTCCCTTGCTGAGAGGGTCGACCGCCTACAAGTTAAAGTCACTCAGCTGGATCCCAAGGAAGAAGAAG TGTCACTGCAAGGAATCAACACCCGGAAGGCCTTCAGAAGCTCTACCATTCAAGACCAGAAGCTTTTTGACAGAAACTCTCTCCCAGTACCTGTCTTGGAAACCTATAACACCTGTGATACTCCTCCACCTCTCAACAATCTTACCCCTTACAG GGACGATGGGAAAGAGGCACTCAAATTCTACACAGACCCTTCGTACTTCTTTGATCTTTGGAAGGAGAAGATGCTGCAGGACACCAAGGATatcatgaaagagaagagaaggcatAGG agagaaaagaaagataatccaAATCGAGGGAATGTAAATCCACGTAAAATCAAAACACGGAAGGAAGAGTGGGAGAAGATGAAGATGGGACAAGAGTTTGTGGAATCCAAAGAAAAGCTGGGGCCTTCTGG GTACCCACCCACCTTGGTGTACCAGAATGGCAGTATTGGCTCTGTTGAAAATGTGGACAGAAGCAGCTACCCACCGCCACCGCTGTCAGACTCCACCTCTCcgccttctccttccttctctgaggACAGCTTGCCTCCCCCACCAGCAGAATTCAG CTGCCCAACAGACAGCAACCAAAGAGGGCCTGGCTTAGCTGGACCCAAAAGATCCAGTGTGGTCAGCCCAAGCCATCCACCACCAGCTCCTCCTCTGGGCTCTCCACCAGGCTCCAAACCCGGGTTTGCTCCAccacctgcccctccacctccacctccaatGATGAGCGTTCCACCCCCTCCACCGCCTGGAGGATTTGGGCCTCCAgggaccccaccaccaccttcaccCCCATCTTTCCCACCTCACCCCGATTTTgctgcccctccacctcctcccccaccgcCTGCAGCTGACTACCCGACTCTGCCACCACCTCCCTTGTCCCAACCAATAGGAAGTGCACCtccgcctccccctcctccccctcccccggggccccctcctctccttttcagTGGTCCCAATGTCCAGCCTGTCACACCACCACCACTTTCTGATGCCACCAAGCCTAAGTCCTCCTTGCCTCCTGTGAGTGATGCCCGCAGCGACTTACTTTCAGCCATACGTCAAG GCTTTCAGCTGCGCAAGGTTGAGGAGCAGCAGGAACAAGAGAAACGAGATGTCGTGGGCAACGATGTAGCCACCATCTTGTCACGTCGAATTGCCGTGGAGTACAGCGACTCAGAAGATGACTCCTCTGAGTTTGATGAGGACGACTGGTCGGATTAA